Proteins encoded within one genomic window of Pieris brassicae chromosome 12, ilPieBrab1.1, whole genome shotgun sequence:
- the LOC123717012 gene encoding histone H2A produces the protein MSGRGKGGKVKGKAKSRSNRAGLQFPVGRIHRLLRKGNYAERVGAGAPVYLAAVMEYLAAEVLELAGNAARDNKKTRIIPRHLQLAIRNDEELNKLLSGVTIAQGGVLPNIQAVLLPKKTEKKT, from the coding sequence ATGTCCGGACGTGGCAAGGGCGGCAAGGTCAAGGGGAAGGCAAAGTCGCGTTCCAACCGCGCAGGTCTCCAGTTCCCGGTCGGTCGTATCCACAGGCTGCTCAGGAAGGGCAACTACGCCGAGAGGGTGGGTGCCGGTGCGCCGGTCTACCTTGCGGCCGTTATGGAGTACCTGGCGGCCGAAGTGCTCGAGTTGGCCGGTAACGCGGCCCGTGACAACAAAAAGACCAGGATCATACCGCGTCACCTGCAGTTGGCCATACGCAACGACGAGGAGCTCAACAAGCTACTCTCCGGCGTGACCATCGCACAGGGCGGTGTACTGCCTAACATTCAGGCGGTCCTTCTCCCCAAGAAGACCGAGAAGAAgacataa
- the LOC123717001 gene encoding histone H2B isoform X1 → MPPKTSGKAAKKSGKAQKNISKSDKKKKKHKRKESYAIYIYKVLKQVHPDTGISSKAMSIMNSFVNDIFERIAAEASRLAHYNKRSTITSREVQTSVRLLLPGELAKHAVSEGTKAVTKYTSSK, encoded by the coding sequence ATGCCACCAAAGACCAGCGGCAAGGCGGCCAAGAAGTCCGGCAAGGCACAGAAGAACATATCCAAATCggacaaaaagaaaaagaagcaCAAGAGGAAGGAGAGCTACGCCATTTACATCTACAAGGTGCTCAAGCAGGTGCACCCCGACACCGGTATCTCTTCGAAGGCGATGTCAATCATGAACTCGTTCGTGAACGACATCTTCGAGAGGATCGCGGCTGAGGCGTCTCGTCTCGCTCACTACAACAAGCGTTCGACGATCACGTCCCGCGAGGTGCAGACCTCCGTGAGGCTCCTGCTGCCCGGCGAGCTCGCCAAGCACGCCGTCAGCGAGGGCACCAAGGCCGTCACCAAGTACACCAGCTCCAAGTGA
- the LOC123717023 gene encoding histone H4 encodes MTGRGKGGKGLGKGGAKRHRKVLRDNIQGITKPAIRRLARRGGVKRISGLIYEETRGVLKVFLENVIRDAVTYTEHAKRKTVTAMDVVYALKRQGRTLYGFGG; translated from the coding sequence ATGACCGGTCGCGGTAAGGGAGGAAAGGGATTGGGAAAAGGTGGCGCGAAGCGGCACAGGAAGGTGCTCCGTGATAACATCCAGGGTATCACCAAGCCGGCGATTCGACGTCTGGCGCGCAGGGGTGGCGTGAAACGTATCTCCGGTCTCATATACGAGGAGACCCGCGGTGTTCTCAAGGTTTTCCTCGAGAACGTCATCCGCGACGCGGTAACCTACACGGAGCACGCCAAGAGGAAGACCGTCACCGCAATGGACGTCGTGTACGCTCTGAAGCGCCAGGGCCGCACCCTCTACGGTTTCGGAGGTTAA
- the LOC123716985 gene encoding late histone H1-like → MADTAVASETPAPATPAKKAPKAAAAAAAAKKPKARPTHPKTSDMVNSAIKELKERSGSSLQAIKKYIASNYSLDAERLAPFIRKYLKRAVASGTLIQTKGKGASGSFKIDSKSGTGGGAAKKATAASASSGGRGSAAAASSAAKSVKKPTAQAAKKTAASAGARSKKAAAAAAETASPAKAGGRGGTAKDKKAAAAAKRKPAASAAPKKGRGSAAPSAAASGKGASTTAAASKAKRSAKPPTKKPKAPKPKKAAAAAPKSKAATAKKASAASKK, encoded by the coding sequence atggccgACACAGCAGTAGCATCGGAGACACCCGCGCCGGCGACGCCCGCCAAGAAGGCACCAAAAGCGGCAGCGGCGGCGGCCGCCGCGAAGAAACCCAAGGCGAGACCAACGCACCCCAAGACTTCCGACATGGTCAACAGCGCGATCAAAGAGCTCAAGGAGAGGAGCGGATCGTCCCTGCAGGCGATCAAGAAATACATCGCCTCGAATTATAGCCTAGACGCCGAGAGGTTGGCGCCGTTCATAAGAAAGTATCTCAAGCGCGCGGTCGCCTCCGGCACCCTGATTCAGACGAAGGGCAAGGGCGCATCGGGCTCGTTCAAGATAGACAGCAAGTCGGGAACCGGCGGCGGCGCGGCGAAGAAGGCGACGGCCGCCTCCGCTTCCTCCGGCGGCAGGGGCTCCGCCGCGGCGGCGTCCTCCGCGGCCAAATCGGTGAAGAAGCCGACCGCACAAGCCGCCAAGAAGACCGCCGCGAGTGCGGGCGCCAGGAGCAAGAAGGCCGCCGCCGCGGCCGCCGAGACCGCGTCCCCCGCCAAGGCGGGCGGAAGGGGTGGCACCGCCAAAGACAAGAAGGCAGCCGCTGCGGCCAAGAGGAAGCCGGCCGCGTCGGCCGCTCCGAAGAAAGGTCGCGGCTCCGCGGCCCCCTCCGCCGCAGCGTCCGGCAAGGGCGCGTCGACCACCGCCGCCGCTTCCAAGGCGAAGAGGAGCGCGAAACCACCGACCAAAAAACCTAAAGCACCCAAACCGAAGAAGGCAGCAGCCGCCGCGCCCAAATCGAAGGCCGCCACCGCTAAAAAGGCATCGGCCGCTTCCAAGAAGTGA